A section of the Clostridium sp. TW13 genome encodes:
- a CDS encoding GNAT family N-acetyltransferase, which translates to MVFRLATESDLETLAEMRWQHEYEETNNFNITKDEFISHCKVFLKEGLESNTWVYWIAEEEGSIIANIYVNRIRKVPKPQKLFAEIGYITNVHTKEEYRNKGTGTELLNKVKHWAVENEIELLFLWPSKKSVNYYERQGFSMKNEILELEL; encoded by the coding sequence ATGGTATTTAGATTGGCAACAGAAAGTGATTTAGAAACTCTTGCAGAAATGAGATGGCAACATGAATATGAAGAGACAAATAATTTCAATATAACCAAGGATGAATTTATCAGCCATTGTAAAGTGTTTTTAAAAGAAGGGCTAGAGAGTAATACATGGGTATATTGGATTGCAGAAGAGGAAGGTAGTATTATAGCTAATATTTATGTGAATAGAATACGAAAAGTACCTAAACCTCAAAAATTGTTTGCGGAAATTGGTTATATAACAAATGTACATACAAAAGAAGAATATAGAAATAAGGGCACTGGAACTGAATTGCTTAATAAAGTAAAACATTGGGCTGTAGAAAATGAAATAGAGCTATTATTTCTTTGGCCAAGCAAAAAGTCAGTTAATTATTATGAACGACAAGGATTTTCTATGAAAAATGAGATATTGGAATTAGAGTTATAA
- a CDS encoding sugar phosphate isomerase/epimerase family protein, with product MHRLILGMPTLIETSTLEESVEICSELGLDFVEINMNLPQYQINTLNVDKAKRLMEEKNIFFTIHLDENINVSDFNLDVAKAYVDTVLWTIELAKELKIPILNMHMNSGVHFTLPEEKVYLFDKYKDVYLDCLKSFRDICTETIGNSEIKICIENCSGYKNFMREGIDLLLESEVFGLTLDIGHNYIANEVDSQFILGRANRLTHMHIHDAKKNKDHLALGTGEIDLEEKIRIAKENKCRCVLETKTIAGLKESVKYIRHLEST from the coding sequence ATGCATAGGCTAATATTAGGTATGCCAACATTGATTGAGACAAGCACCTTGGAAGAAAGCGTGGAAATATGTTCGGAGTTAGGTTTAGATTTTGTTGAAATAAATATGAATCTTCCTCAATATCAGATAAATACTCTTAATGTAGATAAGGCTAAAAGGTTAATGGAAGAGAAAAATATATTTTTTACAATTCATCTTGATGAGAACATTAATGTAAGTGATTTTAACTTAGATGTGGCAAAAGCATATGTAGATACAGTATTATGGACAATAGAACTTGCAAAAGAACTAAAAATACCTATACTTAATATGCATATGAATTCGGGAGTTCACTTTACCTTACCAGAGGAGAAGGTATATTTATTTGATAAGTATAAAGACGTGTATTTAGATTGCTTAAAAAGTTTTCGTGACATCTGCACTGAAACTATAGGTAATTCTGAAATAAAGATATGCATTGAAAATTGTAGTGGATACAAAAACTTCATGAGAGAAGGAATTGATCTATTGCTTGAGAGTGAAGTGTTTGGTTTAACATTAGATATTGGGCATAACTATATTGCAAATGAAGTTGATTCACAATTCATTTTAGGACGAGCCAATAGATTAACTCACATGCATATTCATGATGCAAAGAAAAACAAGGATCATTTGGCGCTTGGGACAGGTGAAATTGATTTAGAAGAAAAAATAAGAATTGCAAAAGAAAATAAGTGCAGATGTGTGCTTGAAACCAAAACCATTGCTGGTTTAAAAGAATCTGTGAAGTATATTAGGCATCTTGAAAGCACATAG
- a CDS encoding metal-sensing transcriptional repressor: MNEEKKKALQCLKTSKGQIEGIIKMIEDGRYCVDISNQIIAAQALLKKANLLILKQHMEHCVKTAVMEDKADEKIEEIIDILSKIMNK, translated from the coding sequence ATGAACGAAGAAAAGAAAAAAGCACTACAATGTTTAAAAACCTCGAAGGGTCAAATTGAGGGAATAATAAAAATGATAGAAGATGGACGTTACTGCGTTGATATATCGAATCAAATTATAGCTGCTCAGGCATTATTGAAGAAAGCAAATTTATTAATCTTAAAACAACATATGGAGCATTGCGTTAAGACAGCAGTTATGGAAGATAAGGCAGACGAAAAAATAGAAGAAATTATAGATATCTTATCAAAGATAATGAACAAATAA
- a CDS encoding GNAT family N-acetyltransferase, whose protein sequence is MEKINIRKIKITDYNDIYLLNQELGYPYTIEKVKERIVYITKNTNDIILVAEKYNEVIGYIHGSPYELLYSDSLINILGFVVKEKFRNTGVGNELINAIECWAEKNGYTGIRLSSGITRLNAHSFYQRHGYICKKEQKNFIKVFQ, encoded by the coding sequence GTGGAAAAAATAAATATTAGAAAAATAAAAATTACTGATTATAATGATATATATTTGCTAAATCAAGAGTTAGGATACCCATACACTATAGAAAAGGTTAAAGAGAGAATTGTATATATAACTAAAAATACAAACGATATTATTTTAGTTGCTGAGAAATATAACGAAGTGATTGGTTATATTCACGGAAGCCCATATGAGTTACTTTACTCCGATTCTCTAATTAATATATTGGGATTTGTTGTCAAAGAAAAGTTTAGAAATACTGGTGTTGGTAATGAATTAATAAATGCCATTGAATGCTGGGCTGAGAAAAATGGATATACTGGAATAAGATTATCATCAGGCATTACTAGATTAAATGCTCATAGTTTTTATCAAAGGCATGGATATATTTGCAAGAAAGAGCAAAAAAACTTTATAAAGGTATTTCAGTAA
- a CDS encoding nitroreductase family protein has protein sequence MALKTGRFYDCAEVKIDTDKCIVCGLCVKVCKGVPLFIEDNMVKVDQSRVFGCIACGQCMAVCPNNAIKINGRDMSPEDVIEMPKAEDRADYESLKSLMLSRRSVRDFKKQRVEREVIEKILDSASTCPNGLGSSDVEILVLDGNEKVQEFTADIIKALKKNMWLFSPIMLKIYRPFMRKASYDSLKTFAATALKAFVDNYDEGRDWLTHSAPLAMLFHVSPYADPADPYIPATYAMLAAQSLGLGTCMLGTPNLLLNYFGKKFKVKYGVPLKNKNGIMVVFGYPEIKYKSALKRRFADIKFY, from the coding sequence ATGGCTCTAAAAACAGGTAGATTTTATGATTGTGCAGAAGTTAAGATAGACACAGACAAATGTATTGTCTGTGGTCTTTGCGTAAAGGTATGTAAGGGAGTACCATTATTTATAGAAGATAACATGGTAAAGGTAGATCAGAGTAGAGTATTTGGATGTATTGCTTGTGGACAATGTATGGCAGTCTGTCCTAATAATGCCATAAAAATTAATGGTAGAGATATGAGTCCAGAGGATGTTATTGAAATGCCTAAAGCTGAAGATAGAGCTGACTATGAAAGTTTAAAATCATTAATGTTGTCTCGTAGAAGTGTCAGAGATTTTAAAAAACAAAGAGTAGAGCGTGAGGTTATAGAAAAAATATTGGATTCAGCATCAACTTGTCCAAATGGTCTTGGAAGTTCTGATGTTGAAATTCTAGTTTTGGATGGAAATGAAAAGGTTCAAGAGTTTACAGCAGATATAATCAAGGCTTTAAAAAAGAATATGTGGTTATTTTCACCTATAATGCTTAAGATTTATAGGCCATTTATGAGAAAGGCATCCTATGATTCTCTTAAAACTTTTGCTGCAACTGCACTAAAAGCATTTGTTGATAATTATGATGAAGGCAGGGATTGGCTAACACATTCTGCTCCTCTTGCAATGCTTTTTCATGTATCTCCATATGCAGATCCTGCTGACCCATATATTCCAGCAACTTATGCAATGCTTGCAGCACAGTCATTAGGGTTAGGAACTTGTATGTTAGGAACACCAAACCTTTTGCTAAATTACTTTGGAAAGAAGTTTAAAGTTAAATATGGTGTGCCACTAAAAAATAAAAATGGAATAATGGTTGTTTTCGGGTATCCTGAAATTAAGTATAAATCTGCATTGAAGAGAAGGTTTGCGGATATTAAGTTTTATTAA
- a CDS encoding heavy-metal-associated domain-containing protein, with the protein MKKKILVEGMSCGHCVNHVKEALVELKGVTNADVDLASKTAVIEVSEEVTDDAIKFAIDDAGYEVVGIETV; encoded by the coding sequence ATGAAAAAGAAAATATTGGTTGAAGGAATGAGCTGTGGACACTGTGTTAATCATGTTAAGGAAGCTCTAGTAGAACTTAAAGGAGTAACAAATGCAGATGTAGATTTAGCTTCTAAAACAGCAGTTATTGAAGTTTCAGAAGAAGTAACTGATGATGCTATAAAATTTGCTATAGATGATGCTGGATATGAAGTTGTAGGAATAGAAACAGTATAA
- a CDS encoding GNAT family N-acetyltransferase, with amino-acid sequence MSRVRIYFKKFSTEEDFHYFSKLTFNEEVMIMNYGRVFTLEESKKFYQGILSVNSKHEALGYFKVFEKTIDDFIGLAAIYADDDLAEAEVEYMLLPEYWGKGYGSEIVGELIELAKTEGINKVIATIDPKNIASRKILTNNGFKSCKTFTIDDGSLAETLSKDVLF; translated from the coding sequence ATGAGTAGAGTAAGAATATATTTTAAAAAGTTTTCTACAGAAGAGGATTTTCATTATTTTTCAAAGCTGACTTTTAATGAAGAAGTAATGATAATGAATTATGGAAGAGTATTTACTCTAGAAGAATCTAAAAAATTTTATCAGGGTATTTTAAGTGTGAATTCAAAACATGAAGCTTTAGGATATTTTAAAGTTTTTGAAAAGACTATAGATGATTTTATAGGACTTGCAGCAATTTACGCTGATGATGATTTGGCAGAAGCTGAGGTTGAATATATGTTACTTCCTGAATATTGGGGAAAAGGATACGGTAGTGAAATTGTTGGAGAATTAATAGAATTAGCAAAAACTGAAGGTATAAATAAGGTTATAGCTACAATAGATCCAAAGAATATAGCTTCAAGAAAGATATTAACCAATAATGGATTTAAGTCTTGCAAAACTTTCACAATAGATGATGGTTCTTTAGCAGAAACGTTAAGCAAGGATGTACTATTTTAG
- a CDS encoding heavy metal translocating P-type ATPase, whose protein sequence is MTNKSLKIEGMTCAACAKAVERATKKLDGVSESSVNFATEKLNISFDEGSVSVPDIQAAIEKAGYKAIVESKSKTLKIEGMTCAACAKAVERATKKLDGVTESSVNFATEKLNISYEPSKVRVADIKKAIEKAGYKTLEEEVTTVDEDKVKKENEIKLMWKKFIISLIFTVPLLTVSMGHMIAEKLGYSLPSFIDPMISPRTFALVQLALVIPVLIAGNRFFRVGFKSLIRRSPNMDSLIAVGTSAAFLYGIFAIVQIFQGNTDYAMDLYFESAGVIITLISLGKYLESVTKGKTSEAIKKLMGLAPKTAIVIREGKEIETPIDEVEVGDIILVKPGEKMPVDGEVIEGTTSVDESMLTGESIPVEKNIGDKIIGASINKNGSIKYKATRVGKDTALAQIIKLVEDAQGSKAPIAKMADIISGYFVPVVMSIAVISGLAWYLSGETAVFALTIFISVLVIACPCALGLATPTAIMVGTGKGAEYGVLIKSGVALETAHRIKTIVFDKTGTITEGKPKVTDVVTANDVNKDYLLQLAASAEKGSEHPLGEAIVKEAEEKSLEFKKLESFKAIPGHGIEVKIDDKNILLGNRKLMVERNISLENLEETSHKLAGEGKTPMYIAIDEEISGIIAVADTVKENSKKAIEKLHQMGIEVAMITGDNKRTAEAIAKQVGIDRILAEVLPQDKASEVKKLQAEGKKVAMVGDGINDAPALAQADIGIAIGSGTDVAMESADIVLMRSDLMDVPTAIQLSKKTITNIKENLFWAFGYNTLGIPVAMGILYIFGGPLLNPIIAAAAMSFSSVSVLLNALRLKRFKPVR, encoded by the coding sequence ATGACAAATAAATCATTAAAAATAGAAGGAATGACCTGTGCAGCTTGTGCTAAGGCTGTAGAGAGGGCAACAAAGAAATTGGATGGAGTTTCAGAATCAAGTGTAAACTTTGCTACAGAAAAACTTAATATAAGCTTTGATGAAGGTTCAGTTTCTGTGCCAGATATTCAAGCAGCTATAGAAAAGGCAGGATATAAGGCAATTGTAGAATCAAAAAGTAAGACTTTAAAAATAGAAGGAATGACTTGTGCAGCCTGTGCCAAAGCTGTAGAAAGAGCAACAAAGAAATTAGATGGAGTTACAGAGTCAAGTGTGAATTTTGCCACAGAAAAATTAAATATAAGCTATGAGCCTTCAAAGGTTAGAGTAGCAGATATAAAGAAGGCAATAGAAAAGGCTGGTTACAAAACTTTGGAGGAAGAAGTAACTACAGTAGATGAAGACAAGGTTAAGAAGGAAAATGAAATAAAATTAATGTGGAAGAAGTTTATTATTTCATTAATATTCACAGTTCCTCTACTTACTGTTTCCATGGGACATATGATAGCTGAGAAACTAGGGTATAGTCTACCAAGCTTTATTGATCCAATGATTAGCCCTAGAACTTTTGCTCTAGTACAATTAGCGTTAGTAATTCCAGTTCTTATTGCAGGAAATAGATTCTTTAGAGTAGGTTTTAAATCTTTAATTAGAAGAAGTCCTAACATGGATTCGTTGATAGCTGTTGGTACTTCAGCAGCCTTCCTATATGGAATATTTGCAATAGTGCAGATTTTTCAGGGCAATACTGATTATGCTATGGATTTATATTTTGAATCTGCAGGAGTTATTATAACTCTTATCAGTTTAGGTAAATATTTAGAATCAGTTACAAAGGGAAAAACTTCAGAAGCTATTAAAAAGCTAATGGGTCTTGCACCAAAGACAGCCATAGTTATAAGAGAGGGTAAGGAAATTGAAACTCCTATAGATGAAGTTGAAGTTGGAGATATTATTTTAGTTAAACCAGGTGAAAAGATGCCGGTAGACGGAGAAGTGATTGAAGGAACAACTTCTGTAGATGAATCTATGCTTACAGGGGAGAGCATCCCTGTAGAAAAAAACATTGGTGACAAGATAATAGGTGCAAGTATAAATAAAAATGGTTCAATAAAATACAAGGCAACAAGAGTTGGGAAGGACACAGCCTTGGCTCAGATAATTAAGTTAGTTGAAGATGCTCAAGGTTCAAAAGCTCCAATAGCTAAGATGGCTGATATAATTTCAGGTTACTTTGTTCCAGTTGTTATGTCCATAGCTGTTATTTCAGGACTTGCATGGTACTTATCTGGTGAAACAGCAGTCTTTGCACTTACTATTTTTATTTCGGTTTTAGTGATAGCTTGTCCTTGCGCTTTAGGGCTAGCTACTCCAACAGCTATAATGGTTGGTACAGGAAAAGGTGCAGAATATGGTGTTCTAATTAAGAGTGGTGTTGCATTAGAAACTGCCCATAGGATTAAAACAATAGTATTTGATAAAACTGGAACCATAACAGAAGGAAAACCTAAGGTTACTGATGTGGTGACTGCTAATGATGTAAATAAAGACTACTTATTACAATTAGCTGCATCAGCAGAGAAAGGTTCTGAGCATCCTCTTGGTGAAGCAATTGTAAAAGAAGCAGAAGAAAAATCATTAGAATTTAAAAAGTTAGAATCTTTCAAAGCTATTCCTGGCCATGGAATAGAAGTTAAGATAGATGATAAAAATATCTTGCTTGGTAACAGAAAACTTATGGTGGAACGAAATATATCTTTAGAAAACTTAGAGGAAACTTCACATAAGTTAGCAGGAGAAGGAAAAACTCCTATGTATATAGCCATAGATGAAGAGATTTCAGGAATAATAGCTGTTGCTGATACTGTGAAAGAAAATAGTAAAAAGGCAATAGAAAAACTTCATCAAATGGGTATAGAAGTAGCGATGATAACAGGAGACAATAAGAGAACTGCTGAAGCTATAGCTAAGCAGGTTGGTATTGATAGAATATTAGCTGAAGTACTACCTCAAGATAAAGCAAGTGAAGTTAAAAAACTTCAAGCAGAAGGCAAGAAGGTTGCTATGGTTGGTGATGGTATAAATGATGCTCCAGCTTTAGCTCAAGCAGACATAGGTATAGCCATAGGTTCAGGTACAGATGTTGCAATGGAATCAGCTGATATAGTCCTTATGAGAAGTGATCTGATGGATGTACCAACAGCAATCCAACTAAGCAAGAAAACTATAACCAACATTAAAGAGAATCTATTCTGGGCATTTGGGTACAATACCTTAGGTATTCCAGTTGCTATGGGAATTCTATATATATTTGGAGGACCACTTTTGAACCCAATAATTGCAGCAGCTGCTATGAGTTTTAGCTCAGTGTCAGTGTTATTAAATGCTTTAAGACTAAAGAGGTTCAAACCAGTTAGATAA